The DNA segment CCGACGTCGCGCCGGAGACGGTGAGGTACGAGAGCGGTTCGATGCCCACGTTCTCGGCCGTCGGTGCGGTGACGTTCTCGGGGGCCGTCGCGTTCGCGACCACTTCGAGGTCGGCGTTCGCGTCGGCCGGGGTGATCGCCGCGGTGCCGATTCCGTCGCCCATCTCGGCGGTGACGGCGGCGTCCTTCGCGGCCTTCTGGTCGTTCGAGTTCGAGGGGTCGGCCGCGGGGACCGAACCGCCGGTCGAACCGCGGTTCGGGTCGGGGTTGTAGGGGTTCTCCCCGTCGTCGCCGTCGTCACCATCATCGCCGTCGTCGTTGCCGTCGTCGGCGACGACCGTCACGTTGGCGCTGGTCGTGAAGGTGTTACCTGCGCGGTCGGCCAGTTCCAACTGAATCGTCTTCTCGCCGGTCGAGTTGAACGTCCACGTCTCCGAGATTCCGTCGTCGCCGTACTGGGGTTCCGTCGAGTCGACGGGACCGTCGTAGAACACCCAGCAGATGTTCGAGAGCTGGTCCACGTCCTCGGAGAGGTCGACCGCCTCGACGGTGAACTGCTCGCCGACTTCGACGGTGTCCTGCACGTCGATGTCGGCACTCGGTTTCGTGTGGTCCTTCTTCTCAACCGTCACCGTCTTCGTGACGGTGTCGGTCTGGCCCGTCGAGTCGACGACGGTCAGCGACACCTCGTAGGTGCCGGCTTCGCCGAAGACCTTCCACGGGCGCGACCAGAGGTACGACTGGTCGGTGCTTCGCTCGTAGTCGCCGTCGCCGCCGAAGTCCCACTTGTACTTCTTGACGGCGTCGTCGTCCGCGGACGCGGCGGCGCTGAGTTTGAACTTCTCGCTGAGGCTCACCGTGCTCGGCACGTCGAGGGCCGCCGTCGGCGGTTCGTCCCCGGGCGAGTCGTCCGGTTTCTGCTGGACGTCGACGGTCACCGACGCGGTGTCGGTGAGGCCGTTCGCGCCGTCGTCCTGGACCACCACTTCGACCGTGCGCTCGCCGGCGGACGAGAACGTGTAGGTCGTCGTCGCCGTCTCGGTTGTCCGCTCGAACTCGCTGTCGCCGTCGAAGTTCCAGTGGTAGCGGGCGATGCCGCTCTCGTCGCTGGAGTTCGAGGCGTCGAACGTCACCGTCTGGCCGACGGTGACGTTCGTCTCGGAGGCGGTCACCGCGGCCTCGGGGGCGGTCACGTCCTGCTTCCGAACTTCGACGGTCGCCGTGGCGGTGTCGGTGTTGCCCGCGGCGTCGGTCACCGTGAGCGTCACGTTGTGCTCGCCGGCGGTGTCGAAGTAGTGGTGGACCTCCTCGCCGGTCGCGTTCTCGCCGTCGTCGAACTCCCAGCGGTAGCTGACGATCTCCGTGTCGTCAGAGGAGTTCGAGGCGTCGAAGTGCGCGCCCTCGTCGAGGAAGGCCCAGTCGGGGGCGTCGATTCGAGCGGTCGGCGCCTCTTCGTCGGACTTCAGTTCGTACACTGAGATGTGCGTCGTCGCGTCGTCGGTGTTGCCCGCCGCGTCGGCCACGGTGACCGAGACGTTGCGGGAGCCCGGCGTCGCGTACTCGTGGGTGACCGTCTGGTTCGCGGTGGTCTCGTCGACCTGACCGTCGCCGTCGAAGTCCCAGCGGTACTCCACGATGCCGGTGTCGTCAGTCGACTCGTTCGCCTTGAAGGTGAACGTCGTGTTGACGTTCGCGAACGACGGACTCGCCACGATGGAGGCGTTCGGCGCGGTGGTGTCGGTCCCGTTGCCCCGCTCGCGGAGTTCGCTCGCGGTCGGGGAACTGGCCGAGACGGTGCCGAGGTCGAAGTTGCTCTGGTTGACCGTCCAGGTCACCTGGTCGTCGGGACTCTCGGGGTGCCACGTCACTCCGACGGTGTGCGTACCGGGCGCGAACTCCGTCGGACCCTCGGTGGAGCTGTTTTCGTCCTTGAAGGTGTTGTTGAGGATGAGCAGGGTCTCCTCGTTCGGGTTCGTGTACGTGAAGTTCACGTAGTACGTCTCGTTGTCGAACTTCTCGCTGTCGGCCTTCGTCGCGTTCGCGAACGAGACGTCGACCGGAGCCGGCTTGATCTGCTCGAAGTAGTAGTCGTGGCGCGGAATCTCGGCGCCGTGTTCAACCGTCGAGTCCGACGTGTTCACGTCGGCGAACGCCGAGAGGATGAGCGACCCGTTCACGCCGCCGTCGTCGGGCGCGGTGATGATCGTCGTCCCGGAGACGTTCTCGACGTAGTGAGTCGAGGTGGCGTAGCCGTCGGTGGCGAAGTACTCGGTCTTGTACCCGACCAGTTCGTACGAACCGGTCACCTTTATCGCCGACTTGTTGACGTACTCGATGGCGGGCGCGTCGCTCGATTCGACGGTGACGGTCGTCGTGGCGCTGTCGAAGTTGCGCCCGTCGCTGACGACGACCGTCACGTTGTGCTCGCCGGGCGTGGCGAACTCGTGGGTAATCGTCGACTCGTTCGTCGTCTCGTCGGTGGTGCCGTCGGAGTCGA comes from the Halorussus vallis genome and includes:
- a CDS encoding PKD domain-containing protein, translated to MTRDRLRSVLLAGLLVLSTLSTAGVGAATAAGGTTTFTVTQNGECMEVAPLGSGDQNVSAFYDYRKPNNTEPPEYTYSSHGTKHLQENQNSSVFVYRGSEGYSLVFLHDELDEGDQDAPYASTITFELSNMDDGEWVVRDDNYTINGQPQDDNWDISGSKHVIDWMWAEHRTDGGAFRGIADDTITVTPGFNEDAAHWGDWKYSGDSANRTDAWKLLGADSERTLDMDSSITVEKGSCGDETAPQADLSVSSQTGNVGESITFDATGSTDDKGVTEYRWDFDGNGEVDDTTTDGTVTHAYASAGTYTAEVTVADAAGNTDSANVSVTIEQSGEDSPPTAKADVPANVTVGESFQVNASASTDDTGIAEYAWNFSGDVLTGGVTANHTYTKTGSYEITLTVTDEAGNSDSVTELVTVENADNGDTTPPTAKANVSPDPAVTGQDVYFDAENSTDNVGIVDYTWKFDDGTTKSTGHDLVMHSFESAGEHTATLTVTDAAGNSDTTTVNVTVEAADVTSPEAALSASPSTAAVNETVTLNASESTDDRSIEAYNWDFDSDGTTDETTNESTITHEFATPGEHNVTVVVSDGRNFDSATTTVTVESSDAPAIEYVNKSAIKVTGSYELVGYKTEYFATDGYATSTHYVENVSGTTIITAPDDGGVNGSLILSAFADVNTSDSTVEHGAEIPRHDYYFEQIKPAPVDVSFANATKADSEKFDNETYYVNFTYTNPNEETLLILNNTFKDENSSTEGPTEFAPGTHTVGVTWHPESPDDQVTWTVNQSNFDLGTVSASSPTASELRERGNGTDTTAPNASIVASPSFANVNTTFTFKANESTDDTGIVEYRWDFDGDGQVDETTANQTVTHEYATPGSRNVSVTVADAAGNTDDATTHISVYELKSDEEAPTARIDAPDWAFLDEGAHFDASNSSDDTEIVSYRWEFDDGENATGEEVHHYFDTAGEHNVTLTVTDAAGNTDTATATVEVRKQDVTAPEAAVTASETNVTVGQTVTFDASNSSDESGIARYHWNFDGDSEFERTTETATTTYTFSSAGERTVEVVVQDDGANGLTDTASVTVDVQQKPDDSPGDEPPTAALDVPSTVSLSEKFKLSAAASADDDAVKKYKWDFGGDGDYERSTDQSYLWSRPWKVFGEAGTYEVSLTVVDSTGQTDTVTKTVTVEKKDHTKPSADIDVQDTVEVGEQFTVEAVDLSEDVDQLSNICWVFYDGPVDSTEPQYGDDGISETWTFNSTGEKTIQLELADRAGNTFTTSANVTVVADDGNDDGDDGDDGDDGENPYNPDPNRGSTGGSVPAADPSNSNDQKAAKDAAVTAEMGDGIGTAAITPADANADLEVVANATAPENVTAPTAENVGIEPLSYLTVSGATSVENATFTVSKATLNASDASAAEVGLFRYDDGSWNAVPTERVNETDDAYRFRANVSESGTFAVGFARPAFAVTDLTLSPSSVDAGETATVVATVENVGHAEGTYEAKLTVGGEVVATKNVTLAAGETREVSFDAAIDAAGVYTASVGDATASVTVESLETTAVETNDQTATTVPDDEGSSSTVPGFGVTVALTALVAAALLARYRD